A section of the Vibrio vulnificus CMCP6 genome encodes:
- a CDS encoding outer membrane beta-barrel protein, with amino-acid sequence MIKRGWFVIPILCSMSSVAEEANVPASTQAAYNSIALWVGSGTTNQDWLEGSNASFFEVEGGHLYSSNVLVNMNYSAQFFHPDSYTVRVDRALLSAGYRYALHEKLDVYAFYGLGGFREEERQKSTDTKLNSEKGLLRGGKVGFYYFATDKLSVQIEGEFTRSDWVDEDNAKLSVAYQWGERFGSSAFYKYRDAGKDYINEAGISLKWVY; translated from the coding sequence ATGATAAAACGCGGTTGGTTTGTCATCCCCATATTATGTTCGATGAGCAGTGTCGCGGAGGAAGCCAATGTGCCAGCTTCTACGCAAGCGGCATACAACAGCATCGCATTATGGGTCGGCTCTGGTACGACCAATCAGGATTGGTTAGAAGGGTCGAACGCATCATTTTTTGAAGTGGAAGGCGGACATCTCTATTCCTCGAATGTGCTGGTAAATATGAACTATTCCGCACAATTCTTTCACCCAGACTCTTATACCGTCAGAGTGGATAGAGCACTGCTTTCCGCCGGGTATCGCTACGCACTGCACGAAAAACTCGATGTCTATGCCTTTTATGGCTTGGGAGGATTTCGAGAAGAAGAACGACAAAAAAGTACAGATACCAAATTAAACTCAGAGAAAGGTCTGTTACGCGGTGGCAAAGTGGGTTTTTACTATTTCGCGACGGATAAATTGAGTGTGCAAATTGAAGGCGAGTTCACGCGTAGCGATTGGGTTGATGAAGATAATGCCAAGCTCTCAGTGGCGTATCAGTGGGGAGAGCGATTCGGTAGTAGCGCTTTTTACAAATACCGAGATGCGGGCAAAGACTACA